The following is a genomic window from Butyricimonas faecihominis.
ACGTTATCATTTATTGGTTGAACGGGAACCGGAAATTCTTAAGAAGGTTCCACTTCGTCATATCGCATCATTTTTGGGAATTTCTCAAGTGTCGTTAAGTAGGATCAGGGCGGGAATTCAGTAATTTTAGATTTTAAATTCTGATTGTACAAATCCAATGTTTCTTAATTTTATCATGTTTTGACTCGATACTATTTTTTACATATGTAAATTGAAAAGTCGGGAATTTTACAGACCTTTGGGGCCGTTAATTTAAAAAGCAGAAAATAAAATGCGGCAGTTGAAAGGTGTATTATTAGCGATGATTTCATCATCCACGTTCGGGTTGATTCCATTGTTTGCCCTTCCGGCAATGCAAGAGGGGGTGGGATTGGACTCCGTATTGTTTTATCGTTTTGCCATTTCCGCGGTGGTCGTGGGTGCCTATTTGCTTTTACGGCGTGTGGATCTTCGGATAACTTTAAAGGAGTTTGGAACGATGTTCCTGTTAGGAGGAGCGTATGCCTCTACTTCACTTTTTCTGACAGCATCTTACCTGTACATTCCTAGTGGGGTGGCCACAACGATTCATTTTCTTTATCCGGTGTTGGTTACCGCTATCATGATTGCTTTTTTCAAAGATAAAATATCACTCTCGGTAATCATTGCCACGGTACTGGCTATTCTGGGAGTCTATTTATTAAGCAGTGGTGAAGGGGAAGGAGTGACGAGTTTGAAAGGACTTTTCATGGTACTGTCGACCGTGGTGACTTATGCCATATATATCGTCGGGGTAAATAAATCCTGTATACAGCACATGGATGGATTAAAAATGACCTTTTATATGTTATTTTGTTGTACAATCATCTTTGGAGCCAACATTCTGTTAAAAGGGCAGGGATTGGATATGATGCCGAATGCGAATGCCGTGGTGCATATCTTTTTGCTGTCTTTAATCCCAACTCTTGTGTCCGATTTAACGTTAATATTGGCAATACAACACGTGGGATCAACCACGGCTGCTATAATGGGGTGTATGGAACCCTTGACGGCAGTAAGTATGGGAGTTTTGTTTTTGGGAGAACGTTTCGGGTTGGGGCAGATACTGGGAGTTGTTATCGTGCTGGTAGCCGTGTTCATCGTGATCCTGTCCAGTCATCCGGGACATTTTTCTATGAAACGTTTGATCCCGGCATTTATGAAAATAAGAAAATAAAATTAAAGATTCGTGTTATGGTAAATTTGATTAGAATAACGGAGCCGACAGATATTCGTTTACAAAAACTTATCCCACTCTATAAGGAGGCTTTCCCGGAAGAGGAGAGGCGAAATATCAAGCAATTGGAACGGTTGATTCGAGAAAAAACAGAGATGCATTTTAATGCCATAGAGACGGATGGTGTTTTGGCCGGTTTATTTATCTACTGGGATATGCGGGATTTTTATTACCTTGAACATTTAGCCGTTTTCACCCCAATGCGTAATCTGAAAGTCGGGCAACAGGTGTTGGATTATATCGCGGAACATTTAGACGATACGCGATTGTTGGAAGTGGAACCGACCACGGATGAGATGACCACTCGCCGGGTGAATTACTATCGTCGTAACGGGTATGAGATTCTCGACAAGACGTACATGCAACCTTCTTACGATGAAGACATTGAAGTCGGTAATCTTTGGATTATGGGGAACCGGAAATCCGATCGTTTACAGGAGTTCATAGAGCGGATAAAACAGGTGGCTTATAGGGAAAATCGATAATAATGAAACTTTCTTTAGGCGTGCTACTTATTTAATGATAACCTACACTTTCGCTAAAGTTAAACTATCCTTTCCTTTGATCACGAACATAGCATGAACACATCAAGTACATAGCATGAACATTGGTGTATGTATATGCTATGTTAGTGTCGTGTCTGTATTCCCTTGGTGTTTTAGTGTAAGGATAGAGAAGGGGCGGCTGAAAATTAAGTTTACTATAAGGGGAGGGAGGAAAAAAGATAAGGATCGATTTCTCGATCCTTATTTTGTAGCGGGAGCCTGACTCGAACAGACGACCTTTGGGTTATGAGCCCAACGAGCTACCAACTGCTCCATCCCGCAATATTAGTCAAAACATCTTCTGTTTTGCGTCTGCAAAGATAGTACATATTTATCGTGTATGCAAGTATTTCCTTCTTTTTTTAGAATAAATAAAATTAGTTGTCATGAAAGGAAAGAAAAACGGGAGCAACCATCGTTACTCCCGTTTGATATTTAGCGTGTTAGAAAATTACTTTCCTAACATTTCACATACTTCGTTGAATACACATTCTCCGGTGAATCCGAATTTCTCATCCAATACTTTGGCAGGGGCTGAGTATCCGAAGTGGTTTACACCGTGAATACGGCCATTGCAACCAACCAAACCTTCCAAGGTAACAGATAAACCTGCTGTCAGTCCGTATTTCGGTTTGTTAGCCGGGATAACTTGTTCTTGGTATGCTTGTGGCTGGTGACGGAACAAACCTTCAGAGATCACGGACACGATCTGTGCGGTGATTCCTTTCCGTTCCTGAAGAAGTTTGGCTCCTTCCACCAAAGTAGAAACTTCAGAACCGGAAGCAACTAACACGACATCCGGGTTCTCTCCGGTTTTGCATACCACGTAAGCACCTTTTTCCGCTTGTAAAGCCTCGTCATAACGATCTGTTCCCGGAAGATCCGTGATGTTTTGTCTGGACAGGATCAAAGCGGTAGGGGTGGAGGTGTTTTCCATTGCCATCTTCCAAGCAACGGAAGTCTCGGCTGCATCGGCAGGACGCAAAGCCAACAAACTCATCTTTCCGGAATGATTCTCTAATTTCTCCATCAAACGCAATTGGGCTTCATGTTCGATCGGTTGGTGAGTCGGTCCGTCTTCTCCCACGCGGAAGGCATCGTGAGACCAAACGTATTTCACCGGAACTTCCATCAACGCAGCCAAACGTACGGCAGGTTTCATGTAGTCGGAGAACACGAAAAAGGTTCCGCAAGCCACGAAGATACCCCCGTGAAGAGCGATACCGTTACAGATTACAGCCATGGTCAACTCTGCAACTCCGGCTTGGAAGAATGCCCCGCTGAAATCTCCTTTCACGAGGTTGCGGGCTCCACCTTTGATAAATCCGTCGGTCTTGTCAGAATTACTCAAGTCGGCAGAAGAAACGATCATGTTCTCTACCTGTTGAGCCAAGGCTACCAGCACGTCAGCCGAGGCGGCACGTGTGGCAATGTTTGCTTTATGTTGAATTGCTTTATAGTCAATTTCGGGAGCTTTACCGGATAAGAATTTGTGCAGTTTGGCTGCTAATTCCGGGTTTGCTTTTTCCCAAGCTGCCTGCTCTGCTTTTTTAGCTTTGGCGTAAGCCCGTTTTTCATCAAGTACTTTAGCGTAGAACTCGGCTACTTCCGGGAAGATCGTGAAGGGGTTTTGCGGATCGCCACCCAAGTTTTCAATCGTCTTTTCGATAGAAGCCCCGGCCCCGGTTAAGGGTTGTCCGTGAGTGGAAACTTTGTCGGAGAAATCTTCCCCGTTAGCACCCATGGCACCTTTACCCATCAAGGTTTTACCGATAATCAATGTCGGACGTTCTTTTTCGGCATTGGCGGCTTGTAATGCTTTGATGATCTCGTCAGCGTTGTTCCCGTTGATCGTGATCACGTTCCAGCCCCAAGCCTGATATTTGGCCGCGGTATCCTCGTGAGTTACTTCATTTACACGGGTAGATAACTGCACTTCGTTTGCATCATAGAACATGATCAGGTTGGATAATCCCAATGTTCCGGCAATACGTCCGGCTCCTTGTGAAATCTCTTCCTGTATGCCACCGTCAGAGATAAAAGCGTACGTTTTGTGGGCCATCCATTCTCCGAAACGAGCTACCAGAAAACGCTCTGCTATAGCAGCTCCGACAGCCATGGCATGACCTTGACCGAGAGGACCGGAGGTGTTTTCCACGCCTCGTTTGAAGTCCACCTCCGGGTGTCCGGGGGTTACACTTCCCCATTGACGGAAGTTTTTCAAGTCTTCCATGCTATACGTGCCGATCAGGCTCAACATAGAATACAACATCGGGGACATATGTCCGGGGTCAAGGAAGAAACGGTCCCGGTTTGCCCATGTCATATCATCCGGATCGAAATTCAAGAATTGAGAATACAACACGTTAATGTAATCAGCGCCACCCATTGCACCTCCCGGATGCCCTGATTTGGCTTTTTCAACCATAGAAGCTGAAAGGATGCGGATGTTGTCCGCTGCTCGATTAAGGATCTTATCCATGCCTATATTTTTTTGATGAAAATTTTAAATTTTCGGCAAAGGTATGCTTTTCTGTCGGGAAATCAAAGTATCTAAAAATTAAAAGCGTGATGGGTATGTCGATCATGAATCTACACCGTTTTTTCCCGGTTACAGGCCGTGATCAGTAGGGAAGTTGTTGCTAACACGCTGCCGATTCCCGCGACTCCGGCCCATCCGAACCAATGCCAGCAGGTTCCGGCAAGAAAGGTCCCCAAGGAGCCTCCGATGAAATAGGTCGTCATAAAGATCGTGTTTACCCGGTTGGAGGCGGAAGGGCAAAGTTCGAACAAAGAGGTCTGGTTACTGATCTGGATACATTGCATCCCGATGTCAATCAGGATGATGCCTGCAATAATGGCAATGTACGAGTTTTGTCCGGTATAAAGGATTGACCAAGAGAGGAGAATTAACCCGCAACCGATGAAGTTAAAACGTTGGACACCCACTTGTTTCACGTATTTTCCGACAAGTGAGGCAGATAAGGCCCCGGCAATACCACATAATCCTAACATCCCGATAATATTACTCCCGGCATGAAAGGGAGTTTGTCCCATTTTGAATGCCAGACAGGACCATAGCGTTAGAAATGAACCGAAACATAAACCGGCACGAATAGGGTAGAGGCGCACTTGCGGATAGGTTTTCAATAACGAGAAGAGGGATTTCATCAGTTCGCTGTATTTACCTTGGAAATTAGGTTGAATATCCGGTAGGACTTTCATAACTACCACAGAGCAGAGTAACATGAGAACGGCTGCAATATAGTACATTTCTCTCCACCCGAATATTTCTCCCACAAGCCCGCTGACTACCCGTGAGGCCAGAATTCCGGTTAAAAGCCCCGACACCACGATTCCCACGTTACGCCCCTTGTGTTCGGGTCGGGAGAATTGTGAGGCTATCGGGATAAAGATTTGCGGGACCATGGAACAGATACCTGTCACTAGTGAGGCTCCTAGAATTACGTTGATCGAGGGGGCCATGGCTATGGTTAAAAGGGAGAGGATCAGTAGGGAAAAGTTGATAATGATGATCTTTTTCCGTTGAAACAAGTCTCCCAATGGAACGATAAAGAGTAATCCTATCGCGTACCCGATCTGGGTTATCATGGCAATCAAGTTGGTATGAAATTCCGATACGTTCAGATCTTGACGTATCATGTTCAGCAAAGGCTGGTTATAATATAAATTGGCGACGGATATTCCGGCTACAATAGCTAACGTCCACAAGATGGAGGCCGGTAAACCACCGTTTTCTTTAAGTGTCTGTTTCATGCCGCAAAAATAAGCATTGAAATCAGAATATTTACCACTTCGTGTAAGGATATTTTGTCAACATGGCGTTATAATACCGATTGTCTCCGGTCACCTCTTTATCAAGCCACGCAGGTTTCGTGAAATTCTCATTTTCTGTTTCCAATTCAATCTCTGCCATGACTAATCCTTCATTCTCCCCATGAAATTCATCCACCTCGAAGGTATGTTTTCCGGATTTAACAAGATAACGGATTTTGTCGATAACACCGGGTTCGCAGAGCTGTAGCAATTCTTCCGCTTCGTTTAAAGTAATTTCTTTTTCCCATTCATAACGGCTGATTCCGGAGTGATTCCCTTTCCCCTTGATCGTGAGAAATCCCTGCTCTCCTTTGATTCGTACTCGGACAGTACGTTCCGGTACGGAAGAGAGGTATCCTTGTGTGATGCGGATCGATTGGTATGCTTCCGGTTTGAAATCTCCTTTCACTAAGAATTTACGTTCAATTTCTTGAGCCATTTTTTAAGTTTAGAGTTTAGAATTTAAAGTTTAGAGTTTAAGGCGGGATATTATAGTATTCACTTTAAACTCTAAACTCTAAATTCTAAACTATTTATAAGTTCTTGTCCTTGTACATATTTTCCCACCAAGCGGGTTCACCTTTCAGGTATTTGGCAAAATAAGCCATGATGGTGTTACCCCAGATGATTCGTTGGTTGTAATCCACGACGGCATGATCTGCATTCTTGATTAATACGAGTTCCACGTCTTTGCCCAAGAGTTTCAGCGCGGTGTAGAACTGGATACTTTCACCCGTGGGTACGTTTACATCGGCCGTACCGTGCAACAAAAGCATGGGGGTTTTTACCTTGTCAGCGTTGAATAGCGGGCTTTGATCCACGTAGATGTCCTTTCGATTCCACGGGAAAGCATGAGCCGATGCGTTCGTGCTGTAACTATATCCCCAGTAGCCTTCACCCCAGTAACTGGAAATGGAGGAAATTCCGGCATGTGAAATGGCACAAGCGAAGATGTCCGTGCGGGTTTGCAGGTACATGGTTGTGAATCCACCGTAAGAGGCTCCCATGCATCCGACACGTTGTGCATCCACGAAAGGATGTGCTTTCAAGAATGCTTTCGTGCAGGCAATGATTTCGTCTGCCGTGATTTTACCCCAGTTGTTTTGATGACGGGCTGAAAATTCTTGTCCGAACCCGGTCGCACCAGAGGGTTGCATCACATATACAATATATCCATTCGCAGCGTATAGATTGAATGGCCATCTTCCTCCGAAAGTCCTTTCTACCGGGGTTGTTCCCCCGTAGTAATACACGATCATCGGGTATTTTTTCTTGGGATCGAAATTTGCCGGAAGATAATAGCGTCCGTCTATCGTGGTTCCTTTCTTGTAATTGTAGTCCCAGTCTTTTACTTGTCCGAATTCTATATTTTTGTATTGTTCACCTTGCGGATCGGCCCATTCCTGTGCATTGAGGGTTGCCAAGTCCAAGGTATAGACCCGCGTCGGGTAACTCTCGTCTGAGGCAGTGTAGATCCCGGTATTTCCGTTTTGAGCCAAACTGATCTTTTGTACGAGATCACCCGGACATTCTATTCTCGTGATTTTCCCGTCTTTCCCATACCGGAACAAGTAAACGTAATCGGTATCCCCGGCCACGATATAAATATTCCCGTCGGTATGCCAGATGTAGTTGGAGACTGCAGGATTGAAATCTTTTGTAATCGGAGTTACTTCTTTGGAATTTAAGTCATAAATGTATAGCTGCGTGTCGTATCCGTTCACGATCTGTCCTTTAGCAATCTTTACCCCGATTTGTCCGAAAGCGTCAGCCGCTCCGGCAATTAATAATTTTGAATCATCGGGAGAAAAGACACATTGAATGTCAACCAGACGGTCTTTCCAAAGCGTGTCAAGTTGATTCGTGCGGGCATTCAACAGGTAGACAGATTGTTTCCGGTACGGGTATTCGTTATAATCCGGTCGTCCGGTGCTGATTAAAATTTGGTTACCATCGTGACTGATGTCCATGATGGAAGTCGTTTGGTTTCCCCAAGTTAAGCGAGTATGTATGCCCGTTGCCAAATCATATTTGCATAAGAAATACCGATTGCGATAATAAGCCTGTCGATCTTCGATCCCGTCGAGTTTGCGGAGTTCCCATTCTTTCGGGGTGTAATTCTCATTTTTGTAATAGATAAGATAACTCCGGTCCGGTGACCACGAGAAAGAACTGATCGTCTGATCGTCCCGGAACAAGCGTTCCATCTTTTGTTGTTCGATGTCGTAGGTGTATAGGGAGTTTCCCGTTCCTTCTTTTATCAGGTAAGACAACTTGTCTTCTCCGGGTATCCAAGTCAAGTTACTGACATTGTTGCCGTAGAACGTGTACACGATCTCTTTGTCAGCAATTCTGTACACGTTCGTTATGGAACTGCTTTTACCTTTTATAATCTCACCTTCTGCCATGATCAGGTATTTTCCGCTGGGAGAAACCTGAATTCCTCCGATTCTGGGACCGTTCAGCACGTCCAGTATATTTTTCCCACGTTTGGGGGATAAGGTAAATTCCACCGGGGTATCCTTGAAATCGGGATCTGCAATAAATTGAGCTGAAAATAGTTTGTCGCTTTCTTTCGTTTGCAAACTTTTCACGATGATGGAGTGTTTTCCCGGAACCCATTGCAGGGTACATTCTTGGTTTACTGCTTCGGTTCCCTTGTGGCTGGTATACGTGATTTTTTTCACTCCATCCACGTAAACTTCGGCATTCCCATAAAATGAAAATTGCAGTTTCCCGCTCATCCATTGCGTGTTTTCGACGTAAACGGCATATAATCCGATTGCCGGAACGATACTTTTATTTTGGGAAATAACAATGTTATCATTCACGGTTGCAGTTTCCCAAGTGAGAGAGTGATATTGTAGTTCTTGTTCGCCCACGGCAGGGGTTAGGTTTTCGATATTAAACGTGGAAAGAGTTAATAAATCCGCTTGGGAAAATATTTTGTTTTCCACGTTTTTCATGTCCCCGAAAGCCGGAAACTCTACCGGGACGGGAGGTAATCCCATCCATTCCCTGACTGTCTGCCCGTGTAACTGCATGGTACAGATCAGCATGAATAAAAATAATAGTTTTCTCATTTTATTGTGTTTTGATCATTTGAATTCTCTTTCGCGAAAATATGGATTATATTTTAACTTGTAACCCTGTTGATTGTATCTTTTGGACTGTTATAAATATCTTTCTTGTAAATCAATGATTTATAAATAGATGCTTTTGTATCTGTTCGACATCTATTGCCAGAAAACGAAGAGGCTAACTTGCAAATACAGAGATGATAATAAAAAAGTGAGAAAAAAAGTGATTTTTTTATTACACCAAACGCACCCCAAATCGCTTTAGTATAAAAGCCAAAAAAGATGTTAAGCAAAGAAGAACATATAGCCCGGTTGATTTTCCTGCATATACAGGGAATGACGGACAATGTGCAGGAAAAAGAACTGAACGAATGGAGATCGGTTTCCCCGAGGCATGAAGAACTTTTTCAACGAATGTTGTCAAGCGAACACGTGGAAAAAAGTATTTCCCGTTTCGTGAAAACGGAAGAAGAGGAGGAGAGAGGATGGTGGCAACTCCAACAGAGAGCACGATCCGGTCGATCTGTTCGGAAGATAAAATGGTTCCCGTATGCGGCTGCTATTGTATTAATATTAAGCGTGGGAGGTGTTTTTTATTTTTCCGGGGATAAAGAACAAACCGAAATTCTTCCGATAGCTAAGAATGAGGTGCAAGTTCCCGGTTCCCGGGCCGTTTTGATTTTACCCGATGGGCGTAAAGTTGATCTGGAAAACGAGGTGTTACGTTCTGATCTGGCTCAGAGTGACAGTTTATTATTGGTTAGCGCCAGATCTTTAAAATACAGGGATATTGATTCTCCCGACACGACGGAAATTTTTCACACGTTGGAGATTCCACGGGGTGGAGAATATTTACTTACGCTATCAGATGGTACGATGATCTATTTAAATTCGGAATCAACGTTAAGTTTTCCCGTGAAATTTCAGGGTAAGGAGCGTAAGGTGTATTTAACCGGTGAAGCCTATTTTAAGGTGGCGAAAAATACGGAACATCCTTTTGTCGTGACAGCCGGAGAATTGGAAGTGCTGGTTACCGGAACTACTTTCGGTGTTCGGGCATATAAAGACGAAAAGGATATACAAACCACGTTGGAAAGTGGTCAAGTAACGGTAAGGGTGGAAGGTAAAAGTGTGAAACTTGTTCCGAATAAACAAGTGTTGTTTAATAAATCAACGATGGGGTTGGAAGTTCGGGACGTGGATGTCGATTTGTACTTGGCATGGGCGGACGGACGTTTGGTGTATGATAATTGTCCGTTGGAAAAAATCCTGACCGACTTGGGACGATGGTATAACATTGATGTATTCTATAGTCGGGATGAATTGCGTTCATACCAATTCTCTTTGAACATGAAAAAACACGAAGAATTTACTCAAGTATTAGAATTAATCGGTAAAACCGGAGAAGTACAATTTGAAATAAAAGATAACACGGTTATTGTAAAATAAAAAAGTAGCGCTGCTAACACTACTTTTCGTATTTCACTCCCTGTTGGCACAGGGTGTGAGGAATTGTTGAATTCAAAAAACAAAGTTATGAAGAAAATTTCTAATGTCGTCGGGAAGAGGCGGTTTTTATTCCTCCTTTTCTTAATTTTCACAACCCAAATTAGTCTGAATGCGTATTCGCAGGAAAGAAAGATTACGTTTTCATTGAAAAATGCGTCTTTAAAAGAGATTATCAGTGAGATCCGTAAGAATTCTGATTATGATTTCGTTTATCGTGACGTGAATCTGGAATCATTTGCCCGACAAGATGTTGCTTTTAAAGATGCAACGATTGAACAAATTTTAACGGATTGTCTTAAAGGGACTGATCTCGGTTACGAGATAAATGGTAAGACGATCATTATTCGTAAAAAGGCTGTAAGCCAAGAAGAAAAAAAATCGAAAACAATTACAGGTAAGGTTTCGGATGAGCAAGGAAACGTGTTGCCGGGAGTTACGGTTATCATTAAAGGTACGACCTTGGGAACGGCAACTGGTGCTGACGGGGAGTATAAATTGGAAATACCCGGTGATAGTGAGCAAGTCTTGATCTTCTCTTTCGTCGGGATGAAGACTCAAGAAATTGCCGTCGGTTCGAAGACGCAACTAGACGTGAAGTTAGTCGAGGATTCGGAAACATTGGACGACGTGGTTGTGACCGGTATTTTCACGAAATCCAAGGAAAGTTACACGGGGGCTGTTACGGCCGTTTCTGCCAAAGAGTTGAAGATGTACAAAGGCCAAAATCTGTTAGCCACGTTGCGTAACATCGACCCTTCAATCAATGTCGTGATGGACAATGCTTTGGGAAGTAACCCGAACGTGATACCGGAAATTAATATCCGGGGTAATTCCTCTTTACCCATGAGCGTGGATGAATTAAATCAACAAGCATCCAAACAATTGAATGCTCCGTTAGTAATCATGGATGGATTCGAGATTACTTTGCAGAAGTTAATGGATTTTAATGACGAGGAGATTGAAAGTATCAACATACTGAAAGATGCTTCTGCCACGGCAATTTATGGTTCTCGGGGTGCAAATGGTGTTATTGTTGTTACCACGAAGGCTCCTCAAGCCGGTAAATTGAAAATTTACGTGCAAGGAGGAATGAATATTGAAATGCCAGACCTTTCTTCATACGATTTATTGAATGCCCGTGACAAATTGGAATTG
Proteins encoded in this region:
- a CDS encoding GNAT family N-acetyltransferase, which encodes MVNLIRITEPTDIRLQKLIPLYKEAFPEEERRNIKQLERLIREKTEMHFNAIETDGVLAGLFIYWDMRDFYYLEHLAVFTPMRNLKVGQQVLDYIAEHLDDTRLLEVEPTTDEMTTRRVNYYRRNGYEILDKTYMQPSYDEDIEVGNLWIMGNRKSDRLQEFIERIKQVAYRENR
- a CDS encoding FecR family protein: MLSKEEHIARLIFLHIQGMTDNVQEKELNEWRSVSPRHEELFQRMLSSEHVEKSISRFVKTEEEEERGWWQLQQRARSGRSVRKIKWFPYAAAIVLILSVGGVFYFSGDKEQTEILPIAKNEVQVPGSRAVLILPDGRKVDLENEVLRSDLAQSDSLLLVSARSLKYRDIDSPDTTEIFHTLEIPRGGEYLLTLSDGTMIYLNSESTLSFPVKFQGKERKVYLTGEAYFKVAKNTEHPFVVTAGELEVLVTGTTFGVRAYKDEKDIQTTLESGQVTVRVEGKSVKLVPNKQVLFNKSTMGLEVRDVDVDLYLAWADGRLVYDNCPLEKILTDLGRWYNIDVFYSRDELRSYQFSLNMKKHEEFTQVLELIGKTGEVQFEIKDNTVIVK
- a CDS encoding CYTH domain-containing protein, whose amino-acid sequence is MAQEIERKFLVKGDFKPEAYQSIRITQGYLSSVPERTVRVRIKGEQGFLTIKGKGNHSGISRYEWEKEITLNEAEELLQLCEPGVIDKIRYLVKSGKHTFEVDEFHGENEGLVMAEIELETENENFTKPAWLDKEVTGDNRYYNAMLTKYPYTKW
- a CDS encoding transketolase family protein, whose product is MDKILNRAADNIRILSASMVEKAKSGHPGGAMGGADYINVLYSQFLNFDPDDMTWANRDRFFLDPGHMSPMLYSMLSLIGTYSMEDLKNFRQWGSVTPGHPEVDFKRGVENTSGPLGQGHAMAVGAAIAERFLVARFGEWMAHKTYAFISDGGIQEEISQGAGRIAGTLGLSNLIMFYDANEVQLSTRVNEVTHEDTAAKYQAWGWNVITINGNNADEIIKALQAANAEKERPTLIIGKTLMGKGAMGANGEDFSDKVSTHGQPLTGAGASIEKTIENLGGDPQNPFTIFPEVAEFYAKVLDEKRAYAKAKKAEQAAWEKANPELAAKLHKFLSGKAPEIDYKAIQHKANIATRAASADVLVALAQQVENMIVSSADLSNSDKTDGFIKGGARNLVKGDFSGAFFQAGVAELTMAVICNGIALHGGIFVACGTFFVFSDYMKPAVRLAALMEVPVKYVWSHDAFRVGEDGPTHQPIEHEAQLRLMEKLENHSGKMSLLALRPADAAETSVAWKMAMENTSTPTALILSRQNITDLPGTDRYDEALQAEKGAYVVCKTGENPDVVLVASGSEVSTLVEGAKLLQERKGITAQIVSVISEGLFRHQPQAYQEQVIPANKPKYGLTAGLSVTLEGLVGCNGRIHGVNHFGYSAPAKVLDEKFGFTGECVFNEVCEMLGK
- a CDS encoding prolyl oligopeptidase family serine peptidase, whose amino-acid sequence is MRKLLFLFMLICTMQLHGQTVREWMGLPPVPVEFPAFGDMKNVENKIFSQADLLTLSTFNIENLTPAVGEQELQYHSLTWETATVNDNIVISQNKSIVPAIGLYAVYVENTQWMSGKLQFSFYGNAEVYVDGVKKITYTSHKGTEAVNQECTLQWVPGKHSIIVKSLQTKESDKLFSAQFIADPDFKDTPVEFTLSPKRGKNILDVLNGPRIGGIQVSPSGKYLIMAEGEIIKGKSSSITNVYRIADKEIVYTFYGNNVSNLTWIPGEDKLSYLIKEGTGNSLYTYDIEQQKMERLFRDDQTISSFSWSPDRSYLIYYKNENYTPKEWELRKLDGIEDRQAYYRNRYFLCKYDLATGIHTRLTWGNQTTSIMDISHDGNQILISTGRPDYNEYPYRKQSVYLLNARTNQLDTLWKDRLVDIQCVFSPDDSKLLIAGAADAFGQIGVKIAKGQIVNGYDTQLYIYDLNSKEVTPITKDFNPAVSNYIWHTDGNIYIVAGDTDYVYLFRYGKDGKITRIECPGDLVQKISLAQNGNTGIYTASDESYPTRVYTLDLATLNAQEWADPQGEQYKNIEFGQVKDWDYNYKKGTTIDGRYYLPANFDPKKKYPMIVYYYGGTTPVERTFGGRWPFNLYAANGYIVYVMQPSGATGFGQEFSARHQNNWGKITADEIIACTKAFLKAHPFVDAQRVGCMGASYGGFTTMYLQTRTDIFACAISHAGISSISSYWGEGYWGYSYSTNASAHAFPWNRKDIYVDQSPLFNADKVKTPMLLLHGTADVNVPTGESIQFYTALKLLGKDVELVLIKNADHAVVDYNQRIIWGNTIMAYFAKYLKGEPAWWENMYKDKNL
- a CDS encoding EamA family transporter is translated as MRQLKGVLLAMISSSTFGLIPLFALPAMQEGVGLDSVLFYRFAISAVVVGAYLLLRRVDLRITLKEFGTMFLLGGAYASTSLFLTASYLYIPSGVATTIHFLYPVLVTAIMIAFFKDKISLSVIIATVLAILGVYLLSSGEGEGVTSLKGLFMVLSTVVTYAIYIVGVNKSCIQHMDGLKMTFYMLFCCTIIFGANILLKGQGLDMMPNANAVVHIFLLSLIPTLVSDLTLILAIQHVGSTTAAIMGCMEPLTAVSMGVLFLGERFGLGQILGVVIVLVAVFIVILSSHPGHFSMKRLIPAFMKIRK
- a CDS encoding MFS transporter, with translation MKQTLKENGGLPASILWTLAIVAGISVANLYYNQPLLNMIRQDLNVSEFHTNLIAMITQIGYAIGLLFIVPLGDLFQRKKIIIINFSLLILSLLTIAMAPSINVILGASLVTGICSMVPQIFIPIASQFSRPEHKGRNVGIVVSGLLTGILASRVVSGLVGEIFGWREMYYIAAVLMLLCSVVVMKVLPDIQPNFQGKYSELMKSLFSLLKTYPQVRLYPIRAGLCFGSFLTLWSCLAFKMGQTPFHAGSNIIGMLGLCGIAGALSASLVGKYVKQVGVQRFNFIGCGLILLSWSILYTGQNSYIAIIAGIILIDIGMQCIQISNQTSLFELCPSASNRVNTIFMTTYFIGGSLGTFLAGTCWHWFGWAGVAGIGSVLATTSLLITACNREKTV